CGACCTTTGTGGCGGAGGCGCGTCGTGCCCGAACGCATGGCATTTGAAGCGGCGATCATCCGGATCGTGCCACGCGTGGAGCGCGAGGAGTTTATGAACGCCGGCGCGATCGTGTACTGCCGCGCGCGCCGTTACCTGCGCGCGCGGGTCGCGCTGGACTGGGCGCGACTGGACGGTTTCGCGCCCGGCCTATGCGACCGCGCCGAATTGGAAGAACACCTGGCCCACCTGGTACTCGTCTGCGAAGGCGACCCAGCGGCCGGCGAAATCGCCGCTCTGTCGGTGTCGGAGCGATTCCA
This sequence is a window from Chloroflexota bacterium. Protein-coding genes within it:
- a CDS encoding DUF3037 domain-containing protein, which encodes MPERMAFEAAIIRIVPRVEREEFMNAGAIVYCRARRYLRARVALDWARLDGFAPGLCDRAELEEHLAHLVLVCEGDPAAGEIAALSVSERFQWLVAPRSTMIQCSAVHAGYAVDPDATLEHLMHTMVRLP